Proteins encoded in a region of the Tripterygium wilfordii isolate XIE 37 chromosome 21, ASM1340144v1, whole genome shotgun sequence genome:
- the LOC119989590 gene encoding heterogeneous nuclear ribonucleoprotein 1-like isoform X3 translates to MVDRMESDLGKLFIGGISWDTDEDRLREYFGNYGELVEAVIMRDRTTGRARGFGFIVFADPAVAERVIIEKHMIDGRMVEAKRAVPRDDQHILNRNTSSIHSSPGPGRTKKIFVGGLASTVTETDFKNYFDQFGTITDVVVMYDHHTQRPRGFGFITYDSEDAVDRVLHKTFHELNDKMVEVKRAVPKELSPGPSRSSLMGYNYGLSRANNFLSAYAQGYNMSSVAGFGVRMDGRLNTLAGGRSGFPTFGSTAYGMGLNLDPSLSPSYGGIPSFNNSLGYERLLNPYYNGNQSRYTTPIGYSGGNTRSDSVSSSTARSVWGNGGLNNSTNSPRPGAYLGSGNGSFGVSFGNSGPNWGTSIIAQGGRNASGYTSGSMSYGSGDNSSGLGGGYLRNSTSMAPPSSFVASTGGYEGSYGGLYNGGSVYGDSDWRSTTPELDRSGLFHYGLGEIAPDVTDKNSDGYVGTYNASRQSNRGIAA, encoded by the exons ATGGTAGATAGGATGGAATCGGATCTCGGTAAGCTCTTCATTGGTGGTATTTCTTGGGACACAGATGAGGACCGTCTCCGGGAATATTTTGGAAACTATGGAGAGCTGGTGGAGGCTGTGATCATGAGAGATCGCACCACAGGCCGTGCCCGTGGCTTTGGTTTTATTGTCTTTGCAGATCCCGCTGTTGCAGAGAGGGTCATCATTGAGAAGCATATGATCGATGGCCGCATG GTTGAAGCAAAGAGGGCTGTTCCTAGGGATGATCAACACATCTTAAATAGAAACACGAGCAGCATTCATAGTTCTCCTGGTCCTGGACGCACTAAAAAGATTTTTGTTGGAGGGTTAGCATCCACTGTCACGGAGACTGACTTCAAGAACTACTTTGATCAGTTTGGTACAATCACTGATGTTGTAGTGATGTATGATCACCACACCCAGCGGCCAAGAGGCTTTGGTTTCATAACTTATGATTCAGAGGATGCAGTAGACAGAGTTCTGCATAAAACTTTTCATGAACTCAATGACAAGATGGTTGAGGTCAAGAGGGCAGTCCCAAAAGAGCTGTCCCCTGGGCCCAGCCGGAGTTCTCTGATGGGATATAACTATGGTTTGAGTAGGGCCAACAACTTTCTTAGTGCTTATGCTCAGGGATACAATATGAGCTCAGTTGCAGGTTTTGGTGTGAGGATGGATGGTAGATTGAATACTCTTGCTGGTGGTCGAAGTGGGTTTCCTACATTTGGTAGTACTGCTTATGGAATGGGTTTGAACTTGGACCCAAGTTTGAGTCCAAGCTATGGAGGGATTCCAAGCTTCAACAATAGTCTTGGATATGAGCGTCTTTTGAATCCCTACTACAATGGAAACCAAAGCAGGTATACTACTCCTATTGGGTATAGTGGGGGGAATACAAGGAGTGATTCTGTTTCGAGCTCAACTGCACGAAGCGTCTGGGGAAATGGGGGCCTTAACAATAGCACAAATAGTCCCCGTCCAGGTGCCTACCTGGGTTCTGGAAATGGGAGTTTTGGTGTTTCATTTGGAAATAGTGGACCTAATTGGGGCACTTCTATTATAGCTCAAGGAGGGCGCAATGCTTCTGGCTATACTAGTGGTAGTATGAGTTATGGAAGTGGTGACAACAGTTCTGGGTTGGGAGGAGGTTATCTAAGAAACAGCACAAGTATGGCCCCACCATCATCATTTGTTGCGTCAACTGGTGGTTATGAGGGATCTTATGGTGGCTTGTACAATGGTGGCTCAGTTTATGGTGATTCAGATTGGCGGTCTACAACTCCTGAACTTGATAGATCTGGCCTCTTCCATTATGGACTTGGAGAAATAGCCCCGGATGTTACAGACAAGAATTCTGATGGTTATGTTGGAACGTACAATGCAAGTAGACAATCAAATAGAG GAATTGCTGCCTAG
- the LOC119989235 gene encoding uncharacterized protein LOC119989235 — MDSPQSVVSPFKSSLVAEPERQKSDFFRTTTNLSKGIDAPRKEAMVTGLEDFIGVLHVHVHQARDIHNICIYHKQDVYAKLCLTSDPENAVSTKIINGGGRNPVFNDNVRLDVKTVDSFLKCEIYMMSRVRNYLEDQLLGFALVPLSDVVIKDGKLEKEFSLSSTDLFHSPAGFVQLSLAYNGASPEVMEITSLPRAVANNETMQDTEIAKSLPCEYENIEFPDPKVVNENQMMVSEYFGIPCTNLDSESSESLVISDAENHLSSEVGALVLESFSAATTDSIQAPKLDSSPGSVSTNGVSSPSAAASSESSDTPAAAASKSPAREHISGPKEKTMDAGDVECNSSNGVVAAEKIQKPVITVNMEPEQNVVQQDIVDMYMKSMQQFTESLAKMKLPLDIDSGPASSRDSSSDQKSQGSKTPGSRVFYGSSAFF, encoded by the coding sequence ATGGATTCTCCACAATCTGTTGTGTCTCCATTTAAGTCCTCTCTCGTCGCTGAGCCGGAGAGGCAGAAGTCAGATTTCTTCAGGACGACTACTAACTTGTCGAAGGGAATTGACGCCCCTAGAAAGGAAGCCATGGTTACTGGTCTGGAGGATTTCATTGGTGTTCTTCATGTTCATGTCCATCAAGCTAGGGACATCCACAACATCTGTATATATCACAAGCAAGATGTTTATGCCAAGCTGTGCCTAACAAGTGATCCAGAAAATGCAGTCTCCACAAAGATTATCAATGGTGGTGGTAGGAATCCAGTCTTCAATGATAATGTTCGACTGGACGTGAAAACTGTCGACTCCTTCCTCAAATGTGAGATTTACATGATGAGCCGGGTGAGGAATTACCTCGAAGACCAGCTGCTGGGTTTTGCTTTGGTGCCATTATCTGATGTGGTGATCAAGGATGGAAAGTTGGAGAAAGAATTCTCTCTTTCATCAACTGATTTGTTCCACTCTCCTGCTGGTTTTGTTCAGCTGTCTCTTGCATATAATGGTGCATCACCAGAAGTAATGGAAATTACTTCATTGCCAAGAGCTGTGGCAAACAATGAAACTATGCAGGACACCGAGATAGCAAAATCGCTTCCTTGTGAATATGAGAATATTGAATTCCCAGATCCGAAGGTTGTGAATGAAAACCAGATGATGGTTTCTGAGTATTTTGGGATCCCATGTACAAATTTGGACTCAGAGAGCTCTGAGAGCCTGGTCATTTCTGATGCTGAGAACCATCTTAGTTCAGAAGTGGGTGCTCTTGTGCTTGAAAGCTTTTCAGCTGCTACTACCGACTCAATCCAGGCTCCAAAGCTCGATTCTTCTCCAGGCAGTGTGTCAACAAATGGGGTTTCTTCTCCTTCTGCTGCAGCAAGCTCCGAGTCCTCAGATActccagcagcagcagcttcaAAATCCCCAGCTCGGGAGCACATTTCAGGTCCgaaagagaaaacaatggaTGCTGGAGATGTTGAGTGTAATTCCTCCAATGGAGTGGTGGCAGCAGAGAAAATTCAAAAGCCTGTTATTACTGTCAATATGGAGCCTGAGCAGAATGTGGTGCAGCAGGACATAGTGGACATGTACATGAAAAGCATGCAGCAATTTACTGAGTCATTGGCCAAGATGAAACTTCCTTTAGACATTGACAGTGGACCAGCAAGTTCCAGGGATTCAAGCTCTGACCAGAAATCACAGGGATCAAAAACTCCCGGTTCTCGTGTGTTTTACGGGAGCAGTGCTTTCTTCTGA
- the LOC119989590 gene encoding heterogeneous nuclear ribonucleoprotein 1-like isoform X4 has product MRDRTTGRARGFGFIVFADPAVAERVIIEKHMIDGRMVEAKRAVPRDDQHILNRNTSSIHSSPGPGRTKKIFVGGLASTVTETDFKNYFDQFGTITDVVVMYDHHTQRPRGFGFITYDSEDAVDRVLHKTFHELNDKMVEVKRAVPKELSPGPSRSSLMGYNYGLSRANNFLSAYAQGYNMSSVAGFGVRMDGRLNTLAGGRSGFPTFGSTAYGMGLNLDPSLSPSYGGIPSFNNSLGYERLLNPYYNGNQSRYTTPIGYSGGNTRSDSVSSSTARSVWGNGGLNNSTNSPRPGAYLGSGNGSFGVSFGNSGPNWGTSIIAQGGRNASGYTSGSMSYGSGDNSSGLGGGYLRNSTSMAPPSSFVASTGGYEGSYGGLYNGGSVYGDSDWRSTTPELDRSGLFHYGLGEIAPDVTDKNSDGYVGTYNASRQSNRVSAPGIAA; this is encoded by the exons ATGAGAGATCGCACCACAGGCCGTGCCCGTGGCTTTGGTTTTATTGTCTTTGCAGATCCCGCTGTTGCAGAGAGGGTCATCATTGAGAAGCATATGATCGATGGCCGCATG GTTGAAGCAAAGAGGGCTGTTCCTAGGGATGATCAACACATCTTAAATAGAAACACGAGCAGCATTCATAGTTCTCCTGGTCCTGGACGCACTAAAAAGATTTTTGTTGGAGGGTTAGCATCCACTGTCACGGAGACTGACTTCAAGAACTACTTTGATCAGTTTGGTACAATCACTGATGTTGTAGTGATGTATGATCACCACACCCAGCGGCCAAGAGGCTTTGGTTTCATAACTTATGATTCAGAGGATGCAGTAGACAGAGTTCTGCATAAAACTTTTCATGAACTCAATGACAAGATGGTTGAGGTCAAGAGGGCAGTCCCAAAAGAGCTGTCCCCTGGGCCCAGCCGGAGTTCTCTGATGGGATATAACTATGGTTTGAGTAGGGCCAACAACTTTCTTAGTGCTTATGCTCAGGGATACAATATGAGCTCAGTTGCAGGTTTTGGTGTGAGGATGGATGGTAGATTGAATACTCTTGCTGGTGGTCGAAGTGGGTTTCCTACATTTGGTAGTACTGCTTATGGAATGGGTTTGAACTTGGACCCAAGTTTGAGTCCAAGCTATGGAGGGATTCCAAGCTTCAACAATAGTCTTGGATATGAGCGTCTTTTGAATCCCTACTACAATGGAAACCAAAGCAGGTATACTACTCCTATTGGGTATAGTGGGGGGAATACAAGGAGTGATTCTGTTTCGAGCTCAACTGCACGAAGCGTCTGGGGAAATGGGGGCCTTAACAATAGCACAAATAGTCCCCGTCCAGGTGCCTACCTGGGTTCTGGAAATGGGAGTTTTGGTGTTTCATTTGGAAATAGTGGACCTAATTGGGGCACTTCTATTATAGCTCAAGGAGGGCGCAATGCTTCTGGCTATACTAGTGGTAGTATGAGTTATGGAAGTGGTGACAACAGTTCTGGGTTGGGAGGAGGTTATCTAAGAAACAGCACAAGTATGGCCCCACCATCATCATTTGTTGCGTCAACTGGTGGTTATGAGGGATCTTATGGTGGCTTGTACAATGGTGGCTCAGTTTATGGTGATTCAGATTGGCGGTCTACAACTCCTGAACTTGATAGATCTGGCCTCTTCCATTATGGACTTGGAGAAATAGCCCCGGATGTTACAGACAAGAATTCTGATGGTTATGTTGGAACGTACAATGCAAGTAGACAATCAAATAGAG TATCTGCTCCAGGAATTGCTGCCTAG
- the LOC119989590 gene encoding heterogeneous nuclear ribonucleoprotein 1-like isoform X2 gives MESDLGKLFIGGISWDTDEDRLREYFGNYGELVEAVIMRDRTTGRARGFGFIVFADPAVAERVIIEKHMIDGRMVEAKRAVPRDDQHILNRNTSSIHSSPGPGRTKKIFVGGLASTVTETDFKNYFDQFGTITDVVVMYDHHTQRPRGFGFITYDSEDAVDRVLHKTFHELNDKMVEVKRAVPKELSPGPSRSSLMGYNYGLSRANNFLSAYAQGYNMSSVAGFGVRMDGRLNTLAGGRSGFPTFGSTAYGMGLNLDPSLSPSYGGIPSFNNSLGYERLLNPYYNGNQSRYTTPIGYSGGNTRSDSVSSSTARSVWGNGGLNNSTNSPRPGAYLGSGNGSFGVSFGNSGPNWGTSIIAQGGRNASGYTSGSMSYGSGDNSSGLGGGYLRNSTSMAPPSSFVASTGGYEGSYGGLYNGGSVYGDSDWRSTTPELDRSGLFHYGLGEIAPDVTDKNSDGYVGTYNASRQSNRVSAPGIAA, from the exons ATGGAATCGGATCTCGGTAAGCTCTTCATTGGTGGTATTTCTTGGGACACAGATGAGGACCGTCTCCGGGAATATTTTGGAAACTATGGAGAGCTGGTGGAGGCTGTGATCATGAGAGATCGCACCACAGGCCGTGCCCGTGGCTTTGGTTTTATTGTCTTTGCAGATCCCGCTGTTGCAGAGAGGGTCATCATTGAGAAGCATATGATCGATGGCCGCATG GTTGAAGCAAAGAGGGCTGTTCCTAGGGATGATCAACACATCTTAAATAGAAACACGAGCAGCATTCATAGTTCTCCTGGTCCTGGACGCACTAAAAAGATTTTTGTTGGAGGGTTAGCATCCACTGTCACGGAGACTGACTTCAAGAACTACTTTGATCAGTTTGGTACAATCACTGATGTTGTAGTGATGTATGATCACCACACCCAGCGGCCAAGAGGCTTTGGTTTCATAACTTATGATTCAGAGGATGCAGTAGACAGAGTTCTGCATAAAACTTTTCATGAACTCAATGACAAGATGGTTGAGGTCAAGAGGGCAGTCCCAAAAGAGCTGTCCCCTGGGCCCAGCCGGAGTTCTCTGATGGGATATAACTATGGTTTGAGTAGGGCCAACAACTTTCTTAGTGCTTATGCTCAGGGATACAATATGAGCTCAGTTGCAGGTTTTGGTGTGAGGATGGATGGTAGATTGAATACTCTTGCTGGTGGTCGAAGTGGGTTTCCTACATTTGGTAGTACTGCTTATGGAATGGGTTTGAACTTGGACCCAAGTTTGAGTCCAAGCTATGGAGGGATTCCAAGCTTCAACAATAGTCTTGGATATGAGCGTCTTTTGAATCCCTACTACAATGGAAACCAAAGCAGGTATACTACTCCTATTGGGTATAGTGGGGGGAATACAAGGAGTGATTCTGTTTCGAGCTCAACTGCACGAAGCGTCTGGGGAAATGGGGGCCTTAACAATAGCACAAATAGTCCCCGTCCAGGTGCCTACCTGGGTTCTGGAAATGGGAGTTTTGGTGTTTCATTTGGAAATAGTGGACCTAATTGGGGCACTTCTATTATAGCTCAAGGAGGGCGCAATGCTTCTGGCTATACTAGTGGTAGTATGAGTTATGGAAGTGGTGACAACAGTTCTGGGTTGGGAGGAGGTTATCTAAGAAACAGCACAAGTATGGCCCCACCATCATCATTTGTTGCGTCAACTGGTGGTTATGAGGGATCTTATGGTGGCTTGTACAATGGTGGCTCAGTTTATGGTGATTCAGATTGGCGGTCTACAACTCCTGAACTTGATAGATCTGGCCTCTTCCATTATGGACTTGGAGAAATAGCCCCGGATGTTACAGACAAGAATTCTGATGGTTATGTTGGAACGTACAATGCAAGTAGACAATCAAATAGAG TATCTGCTCCAGGAATTGCTGCCTAG
- the LOC119989590 gene encoding heterogeneous nuclear ribonucleoprotein 1-like isoform X1 → MVDRMESDLGKLFIGGISWDTDEDRLREYFGNYGELVEAVIMRDRTTGRARGFGFIVFADPAVAERVIIEKHMIDGRMVEAKRAVPRDDQHILNRNTSSIHSSPGPGRTKKIFVGGLASTVTETDFKNYFDQFGTITDVVVMYDHHTQRPRGFGFITYDSEDAVDRVLHKTFHELNDKMVEVKRAVPKELSPGPSRSSLMGYNYGLSRANNFLSAYAQGYNMSSVAGFGVRMDGRLNTLAGGRSGFPTFGSTAYGMGLNLDPSLSPSYGGIPSFNNSLGYERLLNPYYNGNQSRYTTPIGYSGGNTRSDSVSSSTARSVWGNGGLNNSTNSPRPGAYLGSGNGSFGVSFGNSGPNWGTSIIAQGGRNASGYTSGSMSYGSGDNSSGLGGGYLRNSTSMAPPSSFVASTGGYEGSYGGLYNGGSVYGDSDWRSTTPELDRSGLFHYGLGEIAPDVTDKNSDGYVGTYNASRQSNRVSAPGIAA, encoded by the exons ATGGTAGATAGGATGGAATCGGATCTCGGTAAGCTCTTCATTGGTGGTATTTCTTGGGACACAGATGAGGACCGTCTCCGGGAATATTTTGGAAACTATGGAGAGCTGGTGGAGGCTGTGATCATGAGAGATCGCACCACAGGCCGTGCCCGTGGCTTTGGTTTTATTGTCTTTGCAGATCCCGCTGTTGCAGAGAGGGTCATCATTGAGAAGCATATGATCGATGGCCGCATG GTTGAAGCAAAGAGGGCTGTTCCTAGGGATGATCAACACATCTTAAATAGAAACACGAGCAGCATTCATAGTTCTCCTGGTCCTGGACGCACTAAAAAGATTTTTGTTGGAGGGTTAGCATCCACTGTCACGGAGACTGACTTCAAGAACTACTTTGATCAGTTTGGTACAATCACTGATGTTGTAGTGATGTATGATCACCACACCCAGCGGCCAAGAGGCTTTGGTTTCATAACTTATGATTCAGAGGATGCAGTAGACAGAGTTCTGCATAAAACTTTTCATGAACTCAATGACAAGATGGTTGAGGTCAAGAGGGCAGTCCCAAAAGAGCTGTCCCCTGGGCCCAGCCGGAGTTCTCTGATGGGATATAACTATGGTTTGAGTAGGGCCAACAACTTTCTTAGTGCTTATGCTCAGGGATACAATATGAGCTCAGTTGCAGGTTTTGGTGTGAGGATGGATGGTAGATTGAATACTCTTGCTGGTGGTCGAAGTGGGTTTCCTACATTTGGTAGTACTGCTTATGGAATGGGTTTGAACTTGGACCCAAGTTTGAGTCCAAGCTATGGAGGGATTCCAAGCTTCAACAATAGTCTTGGATATGAGCGTCTTTTGAATCCCTACTACAATGGAAACCAAAGCAGGTATACTACTCCTATTGGGTATAGTGGGGGGAATACAAGGAGTGATTCTGTTTCGAGCTCAACTGCACGAAGCGTCTGGGGAAATGGGGGCCTTAACAATAGCACAAATAGTCCCCGTCCAGGTGCCTACCTGGGTTCTGGAAATGGGAGTTTTGGTGTTTCATTTGGAAATAGTGGACCTAATTGGGGCACTTCTATTATAGCTCAAGGAGGGCGCAATGCTTCTGGCTATACTAGTGGTAGTATGAGTTATGGAAGTGGTGACAACAGTTCTGGGTTGGGAGGAGGTTATCTAAGAAACAGCACAAGTATGGCCCCACCATCATCATTTGTTGCGTCAACTGGTGGTTATGAGGGATCTTATGGTGGCTTGTACAATGGTGGCTCAGTTTATGGTGATTCAGATTGGCGGTCTACAACTCCTGAACTTGATAGATCTGGCCTCTTCCATTATGGACTTGGAGAAATAGCCCCGGATGTTACAGACAAGAATTCTGATGGTTATGTTGGAACGTACAATGCAAGTAGACAATCAAATAGAG TATCTGCTCCAGGAATTGCTGCCTAG